A region of Allocoleopsis franciscana PCC 7113 DNA encodes the following proteins:
- a CDS encoding REP-associated tyrosine transposase, whose translation MYEYRRLTPAQRIEVVQQRLAQGYPPHSPPHPIRDQLFYLLTASCYEHQPHMRCEKRRKQVLDLLFEQFIAWGMELRGWVILPNHYHLLVYVNDFDQIGRILRSIHGSMSRQWNLEDKAVGRKVWYYYSDRAIRSERHYYTTLNYIHYNPVKHSWSDSPYDWSCSSVHWYLEHQGREWLRDSWVRYPVRNYGKEWDDFAKVEDASR comes from the coding sequence ATGTATGAATATCGTCGCCTAACTCCCGCTCAGCGCATTGAGGTCGTCCAACAACGCTTAGCACAAGGCTATCCTCCCCATAGCCCACCCCATCCAATTCGAGATCAATTATTTTATCTCTTGACAGCATCTTGTTATGAACATCAACCTCACATGAGGTGTGAAAAACGACGCAAGCAGGTTTTAGATTTGCTTTTTGAGCAGTTCATTGCTTGGGGAATGGAGTTGAGAGGTTGGGTTATTTTACCCAATCACTATCACCTTTTGGTGTATGTAAATGACTTTGACCAAATTGGTCGAATTTTGCGTTCGATTCATGGATCAATGTCTCGTCAATGGAATCTTGAAGATAAGGCTGTGGGACGGAAGGTTTGGTATTACTATAGCGATCGGGCGATTCGCTCTGAGCGACACTATTACACAACGCTGAACTATATCCACTACAATCCAGTGAAACATAGTTGGTCAGATTCTCCCTATGACTGGTCTTGCAGCAGCGTCCACTGGTATCTGGAACATCAGGGCAGGGAGTGGTTACGAGATTCTTGGGTTAGATATCCTGTAAGGAATTATGGGAAAGAATGGGATGATTTTGCAAAAGTTGAGGATGCGTCTCGCTAA